Below is a window of Rubrobacter naiadicus DNA.
CCCCCTGGAACGGGAGCCCCACCGACTCCTACGGCACCCCCGGCCCCTACGAGGACGCGGTGATGGGATCCCCGATCTTCGAGGAGAACGGCCCGGACGACTTCAAGGGGATAGACATCATGCGGGCGGTGCGCTCCTTCGACCCGTGCCTCCCCTGCGGGGTGCACATGTACCTCGGGGCGGGTAAGGTTCTGAAGAAGGTTCACTCCCCCCAGCTCGGCGGGGACGTGTAGGCGATGCTCCTGGGCGAAGAAGAGGTGCGCGAGCGGGTCGGGCGGATCGAAGCCCTGCTCGCCGAGGTGGAGACGCTCGAAGACCCGCGGGCCCGGGAGAAGACCGCCGAGATGGTCGGGGTGCTGCTCGAGCTCTACGGCGAGGCCCTCGCGCGCATCATGGAGGCGGTGGCCCGGAGCACCGGAAGGGAGGCCCTCTTCGAGGCGTTCACCGCCGACGAGCTCGTCGCGCACCTCCTCATCCTGCACGGGTTGCACCCGCTTGGCATCGAGGAGCGGGTCGAGCGGGCGCTCGAGGAGGTGCGCCCCTACCTGCGCTCCCACGGCGGCGACGTCGAGCTCCTCGGCGTGGAGGACGGTGTGGCGCGCGTCAGGATGGAGGGAAGCTGCGACGGCTGTCCCTCCTCCACCGCCACCCTGAAGCTCGCGATAGAGGAGGCCGTGATGCGGGCCGCACCCGATCTGGAGAGGGTGGAGGCGGAGGGCGCCGCCGGGCCGCGCCCGGCGTTCGTCGCCGGCCCGACGTTGCGCAGGAGAGGGCGCCCGGACGGTGGCGGTCCGCGCTGGACGGAGCTCGGAGAGCTTCCGGTGCCACCCGGAGGGACGCTGGTGCGGGAGGTCGGCGGGGAGCGGGTGCTCTTCGCGGCGCTCGGAGAAGGGCTGTACGCTTACCGTGACCTCTGCCCGGGGTGCGGGGGTCCCCTGGA
It encodes the following:
- a CDS encoding nickel-dependent hydrogenase large subunit, yielding PWNGSPTDSYGTPGPYEDAVMGSPIFEENGPDDFKGIDIMRAVRSFDPCLPCGVHMYLGAGKVLKKVHSPQLGGDV
- a CDS encoding NifU family protein; translated protein: MLLGEEEVRERVGRIEALLAEVETLEDPRAREKTAEMVGVLLELYGEALARIMEAVARSTGREALFEAFTADELVAHLLILHGLHPLGIEERVERALEEVRPYLRSHGGDVELLGVEDGVARVRMEGSCDGCPSSTATLKLAIEEAVMRAAPDLERVEAEGAAGPRPAFVAGPTLRRRGRPDGGGPRWTELGELPVPPGGTLVREVGGERVLFAALGEGLYAYRDLCPGCGGPLEGGTLEGGEIVCPGCSRRYDARRAGRCRGEQELHLEPVPLLGGA